The Myxococcaceae bacterium JPH2 genome has a window encoding:
- a CDS encoding ThiF family adenylyltransferase, whose amino-acid sequence MRIIFCGVGAIGSTTAVLCRNLEGSLVFVDFDRVESKNLLAQAYVKPSVGKNKAEALKLQFLNLHGVKTESFGVRLTRDNVATLCGGADLLVDAFDNQDSRRLLSDFARQANKPLVHGAVAADGTFGLVRWDEHFVPDAEDTPGQPTCEGGVHLPLLGLLSATLARAIQDFLKHGVKRDSFVTLGAVTPTPYAASST is encoded by the coding sequence ATGCGAATCATCTTCTGTGGCGTGGGCGCCATCGGCTCCACGACTGCCGTGCTCTGCCGCAACCTCGAGGGCTCGCTCGTGTTCGTGGACTTCGACCGCGTCGAGTCCAAGAACCTGCTGGCACAAGCCTACGTGAAGCCTTCGGTGGGAAAGAACAAGGCCGAGGCGCTGAAGCTCCAGTTCCTCAATCTCCATGGCGTGAAGACCGAGTCCTTCGGCGTCCGACTCACGCGCGACAACGTCGCGACGCTCTGCGGGGGCGCGGACCTGCTGGTCGACGCGTTCGACAACCAGGACAGCCGCCGATTGCTGAGCGACTTCGCGCGCCAGGCGAACAAGCCGCTCGTCCATGGCGCCGTGGCCGCGGACGGAACCTTCGGGCTGGTGCGCTGGGATGAGCACTTCGTCCCGGACGCGGAGGACACTCCCGGGCAGCCCACCTGTGAAGGGGGCGTGCATCTGCCGTTGCTCGGCCTGCTCTCCGCCACGCTCGCCCGCGCCATTCAAGACTTCCTGAAGCATGGCGTGAAGCGAGACTCCTTCGTCACGTTGGGCGCGGTGACGCCGACGCCCTACGCCGCCAGCTCGACTTGA
- a CDS encoding RNA polymerase factor sigma-32, translating to MPASSSFSSADSLSTYLSEINQHPLLTQQEEQSLSRLYRQGDLAAGHQLVTCNLRFVVKVAYEYRSYGLKMSDLIQEANIGLMKAVQKFDPDKGIRLISYAVWWIRAYIQNYILRSWSLVKLGTTQAQRRLFFSLSRTRRELEKLGAGDASLVNAEEIARKLNVKASEVREMEQRMGGRDLSLDAPMGEDGDATHLDFVESQAASQADEVADRQQADLTRALVQQALMRLDPRERFIIEQRVMSDSEMTLSELGDHFGFSRERARQLEIRAKDKLKAELAALMSEAGLDQVELAA from the coding sequence ATGCCGGCTTCCTCTTCGTTCTCTTCTGCTGATTCCCTCTCCACCTACCTGTCGGAGATCAACCAGCACCCCCTGCTGACGCAGCAGGAGGAGCAATCCCTGTCACGGCTCTATCGGCAGGGTGACCTCGCGGCGGGGCACCAGCTGGTGACGTGCAACCTTCGCTTCGTCGTGAAGGTTGCCTACGAGTACCGCTCCTACGGGCTCAAGATGTCCGACCTCATCCAGGAGGCGAACATCGGCCTGATGAAGGCGGTGCAGAAGTTCGATCCGGACAAGGGCATTCGCCTCATCTCGTACGCGGTCTGGTGGATCCGCGCGTACATCCAGAACTACATCCTGCGCAGCTGGAGCCTCGTGAAGCTGGGCACGACGCAGGCCCAGCGCCGGTTGTTCTTCAGCCTGTCGCGCACGCGGCGCGAGCTGGAGAAGCTGGGCGCGGGAGACGCGAGCCTCGTCAACGCGGAGGAGATTGCCCGCAAGCTGAACGTGAAGGCGTCCGAGGTGCGGGAGATGGAGCAGCGCATGGGCGGCCGGGACTTGTCCCTGGATGCCCCCATGGGCGAGGACGGCGATGCCACCCACCTGGACTTCGTGGAGTCACAGGCCGCGTCCCAGGCGGATGAGGTGGCGGACCGCCAGCAGGCGGACCTCACCCGCGCGCTCGTTCAGCAGGCGCTGATGCGGTTGGATCCGCGCGAGCGCTTCATCATCGAGCAGCGCGTGATGAGCGACTCCGAGATGACCCTCAGCGAGTTGGGGGACCACTTCGGGTTCTCGCGGGAGCGCGCCCGCCAGCTCGAGATTCGCGCCAAGGACAAGCTCAAGGCCGAGTTGGCCGCGCTCATGTCCGAGGCGGGCTTGGATCAAGTCGAGCTGGCGGCGTAG
- a CDS encoding right-handed parallel beta-helix repeat-containing protein, translating into MSTGRLSPRPRVGLSLLPALLSLLASSAAWGQASRTWVSSGGDDINPCSRSAPCKTFAGTFVKTATGGEMDVLDPGGFGGLNVTRSITVDGGPNAGGILSAGVHGIFVNAPGAVVILRNLVIQGAGTGLDGIRIFAASQVHVENCTLMGFTGSGIHVLPDAGAVQLFVRNSSINGASSKPPAAPTDMTAGIHIESGSAVIDHVQAASAITGVGVLGTAQVTAHDLTLAGNTGEGIHATGSAKVTLERGVVAQNGTGIKADAPALVRISDVMVGHNQGKGLDGNVASYGNNRVAAGNGTDGSPATLLPQN; encoded by the coding sequence ATGTCCACTGGAAGACTCTCCCCCCGTCCTCGCGTCGGCCTCTCCCTTCTCCCCGCGCTGCTGAGCCTGCTCGCGAGTTCCGCCGCGTGGGGCCAGGCCTCACGCACTTGGGTCTCCAGCGGTGGAGATGACATCAACCCCTGCAGCCGCAGCGCGCCCTGCAAGACCTTCGCGGGGACCTTCGTCAAGACGGCCACGGGCGGAGAGATGGACGTGCTCGATCCCGGTGGCTTCGGCGGGCTGAACGTCACCCGGTCCATCACAGTGGATGGCGGCCCCAACGCGGGTGGCATCCTGAGCGCGGGGGTTCACGGCATCTTCGTGAATGCTCCCGGTGCAGTCGTCATCCTGCGCAACCTGGTCATCCAGGGCGCGGGCACGGGGCTCGATGGCATCCGCATCTTTGCCGCGAGCCAGGTGCACGTGGAGAACTGCACGCTCATGGGCTTCACCGGCTCGGGCATCCACGTGCTGCCGGATGCGGGGGCCGTGCAGCTCTTCGTGCGGAACAGCTCCATCAACGGCGCCTCTTCCAAGCCGCCCGCCGCCCCCACGGACATGACGGCGGGAATCCATATCGAGAGTGGATCAGCGGTCATCGACCATGTGCAGGCCGCCTCGGCCATCACCGGTGTGGGCGTGCTGGGCACCGCGCAGGTAACCGCACATGACCTGACGCTGGCGGGCAACACCGGCGAGGGCATTCACGCGACGGGCAGCGCGAAGGTCACCCTCGAGCGTGGCGTGGTCGCTCAGAACGGCACAGGCATCAAGGCAGATGCCCCCGCGCTCGTGCGCATCTCGGATGTGATGGTGGGACACAACCAGGGCAAGGGCCTGGATGGCAACGTGGCGTCCTATGGGAACAACCGCGTCGCCGCCGGGAACGGGACCGACGGCTCGCCCGCCACCCTCCTGCCGCAGAACTGA